A window of the Megalopta genalis isolate 19385.01 chromosome 2, iyMegGena1_principal, whole genome shotgun sequence genome harbors these coding sequences:
- the LOC117219362 gene encoding uncharacterized protein LOC117219362: protein MSESLKRNYDEKDICKTLEDVENRIFQWIIDMSYFGFPITKEHLINSLALQIKNSNIPNKFIDGQPNHQWFEGFLKKHPILTLSKTLVSEHFVRKWFQDIENYLKKANLLNIDSTRIYNTDDTSLTLNPNGGQVLARRGFKNVDNIVSNNEKQNITVLVTGNAGGQLAPTLVVFDYKEVPNSIYEKLPEGFCVGTSEEGYMTTFLFYDYIVNKFWPWLIENKIQMPVILFLDGNFMHFTQPLSEFCRVHQIVLIPLPPDTTHFLRPMDVSMFSTLKSHWKKKVNHYRIERENLSISKEDFAPILGTVFRELNLKGILSHGFRTCGLDPFSVYPINFTKVFNRKNTSNCQPVIRICSQSWLLETIEKYIGEATLRTFKCEKSEKWTGRKEDTSLFYLWRRICNDCRRSRNITMSTDSDNTHVESVLIPDVSNSQSDQDECIIGL, encoded by the coding sequence ATGAGCGAATCTTTGAAAAGAAATTATGACGAGAAGGATATATGCAAAACCTTGGAGGATGTAGAAAATAGAATTTTTCAGTGGATAATAGACATGTCATATTTTGGATTCCCAATTACCAAAGAACATCTGATAAATAGCTTGGcattacaaattaaaaattcaaaCATACCCAATAAATTTATTGATGGACAACCGAATCATCAATGGTTTGAGGGATTCCTTAAAAAACACCCAATACTAACACTGTCTAAAACATTAGTTTCAGAACATTTTGTTCGAAAATGGTTTCAGgatattgaaaattatttaaaaaaagcaaaCCTTTTAAATATCGACAGTACCAGAATTTATAATACAGATGATACATCTTTAACATTAAATCCAAATGGAGGTCAAGTGTTAGCAAGGAGGGGATTCAAAAACGTTGATAACATTGTTAGTAATAATGAAAAACAGAATATCACTGTTTTAGTTACCGGCAATGCTGGAGGCCAGTTGGCTCCAACACTGGTTGTATTTGATTATAAGGAAGTGCCCAATTCTATTTATGAGAAACTCCCTGAAGGATTTTGTGTCGGCACATCTGAAGAGGGCTATATGAcaacatttcttttttatgattaTATTGTCAATAAATTTTGGCCATGgctaattgaaaataaaattcaaatgCCAGTCATATTATTCTTAGATGGTAATTTTATGCACTTTACGCAACCCTTGAGTGAATTTTGCCGTGTACATCAAATAGTGCTAATACCGTTGCCTCCAGACACAACGCATTTCCTTCGACCAATGGATGTCAGTATGTTTTCAACACTGAAATCCCATTGGAAGAAAAAAGTAAATCATTATCGTATTGAAAGAGAAAATTTAAGTATTAGTAAAGAAGATTTTGCTCCTATTTTGGGAACAGTTTTCAGAGAACTGAATCTGAAAGGAATATTGTCTCATGGTTTCAGAACATGTGGCTTAGATCCATTTTCAGTGTATCCAATCAATTTTACAAAAGTTTTTAATCGAAAAAACACGAGCAACTGTCAACCTGTAATAAGAATCTGCAGCCAGTCCTGGCTTCTAGAAACAATTGAGAAGTATATTGGTGAAGCCACTTTACGAACATTTAAGTGTGAAAAAAGTGAAAAGTGGACAGGACGAAAAGAAGATACAAGCTTGTTTTATCTATGGAGAAGGATTTGCAATGATTGCAGACGAAGCAGAAACATTACGATGTCTACGGACAGTGATAACACTCATGTGGAATCAGTTCTGATACCTGATGTGTCTAATAGTCAATCAGATCAAGATGAATGTATAATAGGACTATAA
- the LOC117219363 gene encoding iron-sulfur cluster assembly factor IBA57, mitochondrial, with product MVSLMKFDAMIVHLKRFVLPFCKMNKFGRIYTRFVKHGSSQASSKVLEHLKNRSLLQIRGNEASNFLQGLITNDMKHIDEGAANLYALFLNIKGRVIYDVIVYKSQEDNVFYIECDSQAADPLQKHLKVYRVRRKLDIDNVGDKIKVWALFDPVPYLNKSDIISRQKLEGEIFPCGTLDSKSSKVIDNVMIYQDPRLLDLGNRILSVSSLEKNDIKKHLNSDVIIADNALSYKALRYKLGIAEGVDDLPPGQPLPLEVNCDYLHGVNFHKGCYIGQELTARTYHTGVVRKRLMPLLFDQVPNKSISYDEKIVDESGKVIGKFRGSEKEYGLGLMRIKESLNAKSLSVLGMKLKISTPNWWPQELQTESASANRK from the coding sequence ATGGTTAGTTTGATGAAATTCGATGCAATGATTGTCCACCTCAAAAGATTCGTTTTGCCATTTTGCAagatgaacaaatttgggaGAATCTATACGCGTTTTGTAAAACACGGCTCCTCGCAAGCTTCATCCAAAGTCTTAGAACATCTGAAAAATAGGAGTTTGTTGCAAATTAGAGGAAACGAAGCCTCGAATTTCCTGCAGGGATTAATTACAAACGATATGAAACATATTGACGAAGGTGCTGCCAATTTGTATGCTCTGTTTCTTAATATAAAGGGTAGAGTGATTTATGATGTTATTGTATATAAAAGTCAAGAAGACAATGTATTTTATATTGAATGTGATTCGCAAGCAGCAGATCCGTTGCAGAAGCATTTAAAAGTGTATCGCGTTAGAAGGAAGCTAGATATAGATAATGTAGGAGATAAAATAAAGGTTTGGGCGTTATTTGACCCTGTCCCGTATTTAAATAAATCTGATATTATTAGTAGGCAAAAGCTCGAGGGTGAAATATTTCCGTGCGGCACCCTCGATAGCAAATCAAGCAAAGTGATAGATAACGTTATGATCTATCAGGACCCGAGACTTCTGGATTTAGGTAACAGAATACTATCGGTATCGAGTCTCGAGAAAAATGATATAAAGAAACATTTGAATTCCGACGTAATAATTGCTGATAACGCATTAAGTTATAAAGCACTTCGCTATAAACTTGGTATAGCTGAAGGTGTTGATGACTTACCACCCGGGCAACCTTTACCCTTAGAAGTAAACTGTGATTATTTGCATGGAGTTAATTTCCATAAAGGTTGTTACATCGGACAAGAACTAACGGCACGTACTTATCACACCGGCGTGGTAAGGAAACGTTTAATGCCGTTATTGTTCGACCAGGTTCCTAACAAATCTATTTCGTACGACGAAAAAATTGTAGACGAATCTGGCAAAGTGATAGGTAAATTTAGGGGAAGCGAAAAAGAGTATGGTTTGGGATTGATGAGAATCAAGGAATCTCTTAATGCCAAATCCCTTAGTGTGTTAGgtatgaaattaaaaatatcgACGCCTAATTGGTGGCCGCAGGAATTACAAACTGAAAGCGCTTCGGCTAATAGAAAGTAA
- the LOC117219361 gene encoding uncharacterized protein LOC117219361 has translation MVKATSESKKDHANELLHTPKDGFVQKKKSKKFKQTPAGKIALINGSKASNDSNDAKQQQLNKQKNSASKKSMEGNKEQRTQDSSKSEKKLQETPKKIKVEPKEDSCDNDDDINEGVVLDDHSFIQESSEAASEDDDNDSDEDESENEQNLPNILGTSLADDSDEDDDDYEGDEDNLIVNKGVKMFKGVKSKDTTDTSESEGNSNDDGEEDEEEENVLDSDDDDEDESDSDEEGEESDDEEEDDESKLSWEAILSNSIVEDDEDDEDFSEPENIDEDDDDDISEEDEEEDESNSKANIKEKTKKQKASLDLSLEEMKEDKRTIFVGNLPKEVTKKQLQQHFKKFGNIDTVRLRGIIGKSMKTSKKVAAIKKDLHPKLKSVFAYIRYKSEESAKAALSMNGKVFDGNHLRIDLASKSDEKHDVKKGVFVGNLHFNIEENAVRKHFKGCGEIESIRIIKDNKTGIGKGFGYVNFKTEDAVSLALELNGTSLQNRELRVKPCYEHPKKEKKDKQQKKRSGSTSEDQKSSKKIKNNEEVAVPVHNKKNATKRPNEKGQKSDVKQSSPKQSKAFQGQTADEKKKKKSNKLEKKKKIMAEKLAAKPKKP, from the exons ATGGTTAAAGCTACATCAGAAAGTAAAAAAGATCACGCAAACGAACTGCTCCATACACCAAAGGATGGATTTGTACAGAAAAAGAAAAGTAAAAAATTTAAGCAAACTCCTGCAGGCAAAATTGCTCTAATTAACGGATCGAAGGCATCGAATGATAGCAATGATGCTAAACAGCAACAGTTGAACAAGCAAAAGAATTCAGCTTCGAAAAAATCAATGGAAGGCAATAAAGAACAAAGAACACAAGATTCCTCCAAGAGTGAAAAGAAACTACAGGAAACCCCTAAGAAAATTAAAGTAGAGCCCAAAGAAGATAGTTGTGACAATGATGATGATATTAATGAGGGAGTTGTTTTAGATGACCATAGTTTCATACAAGAAAGCAGTGAAGCTGCTAGTGAAGATGATGACAATGATTCTGATGAGGATGAAAGTGAAAATGAACAGAATCTGCCTAACATTCTTGGAACAAGTCTTGCGGATGATTCTGATGAAGACGACGATGATTATGAGGGAGACGAGGACAATTTAATAGTGAATAAAGGAGTAAAAATGTTTAAAGGAGTGAAATCCAAAGATACCACAGATACATCTGAATCTGAAGGCAATAGCAATGATGATGGTGAAGAAGATGAAGAGGAGGAAAATGTCCTTGATAGTGATGACGATGACGAAGATGAAAGTGATTCAGACGAAGAAGGTGAAGAGTctgatgatgaagaagaagacgaTGAATCTAAGCTAAGCTGGGAGGCAATCCTTAGTAACAGTATTGTTGAGGATGATGAAGATGATGAAGATTTTAGTGAGCCAGAGAACATTGATGAAGATGACGATGATGACATCAgtgaagaagatgaagaagaggATGAAAGCAACAGCAAAGCTAATATAAAAGagaaaactaagaaacaaaaagcAAGCTTAGATCTTTCTTTAGAAGAAATGAAGGAAGACAAAAGAACAATATTTGTTGGAAACCTTCCAAAGGAAGTAACAAAGAAACAATTGCAACAGCACTTCAAAAAATTTGGTAATATCGATACTGTACGTTTGAGGGGTATAATAGGAAAATCCATGAAAACATCTAAGAAAGTAGCAGCAATAAAGAAAGACCTTCATCCGAAATTAAAGTCTGTTTTTGCATATATTAGATATAAGTCTGAAGAATCTGCTAAAGCAGCTCTGTCCATGAATGGAAAAGTATTTGATGGAAATCATTTAagaatagatttagcttcaaagtcagaTGAAAAACATGATGTGAAAAAGGGCGTATTCGTGGGAAATCTACATTTTA ATATTGAAGAAAATGCAGTTAGGAAACATTTCAAGGGTTGTGGTGAAATAGAATCAATACGTATAATTAAAGATAACAAGACTGGAATTGGCAAGGGATTTGGATATGTTAATTTCAAGACTGAGGATGCTGTATCATTGGCGTTAGAATTAAACGGAACGTCACTTCAAAATCGCGAACTTAGAGTAAAACCATGTTACGAACAtccaaagaaagaaaagaaagacaAACAACAGAAGAAGAGATCAGGTTCTACAAGTGAAGATCAGAAATCAagtaaaaagataaaaaacaaTGAAGAAGTAGCTGTACCC GTTCATAACAAGAAAAATGCTACAAAGAGACCGAATGAAAAGGGACAAAAGTCTGATGTGAAACAAAGTAGTCCGAAGCAGTCAAAAGCATTCCAAGGTCAAACTGCCgatgaaaaaaagaagaagaagtcgAATAAATtggagaagaagaaaaaaataatGGCAGAGAAACTGGCTGCCAAACCCAAGAAGCCATAA
- the TTLL12 gene encoding tubulin tyrosine ligase-like 12 encodes MDGIGLFKTFLQGHQPQLESSNVPRLFWESLFKKLQYQTFDSDLAFQLIRIDYGDDNKDPLDPVWKLFVSSDKGIHANDPNNIYLIDHAWVYDTNSARQNLSNVPGLLDRMCILMGFDVEGKQDEKIDFVINEMWRYNQSYSLSSGSVEDRMPIWYIMDEVGSAINHSDTPNFRTVPFLYLPEGVTYTLLFPIEDVEKGEEVTRDFVEGQTNDPRKREALLLPWKNECFLNENFVQIESDESYFLSGHILESLPEDLNPEALLRDRSSKLKVYSQYSFVNEYLNDPAFEITDNEAEADILWYTFHFKEFKELANNSPHVFVNQFPFEHVVTIKDLLSIVCRRKASQEPDSENLQSNPIWLPTTYNLSTELVQFVAYFENRRMLNMDNHWICKPWNLARGLDTHVTQNLFHILRLPSTGPKIAQKYIADPVLYERPEIGKVKFDVRYVVMLKSVKPLKVFAYKNFFLRFANKEFALNNFDQYEQHFTVMNYSEDSPLCHLKCADFILEWERQYPEFPWRDQVEPKIFQMLREVFEAAVSVNPPKGIAENPQSRAVYAADLMLEWGKDKLDRRAGVQPILLEINFSPDCKRACEYYPNFYNDIFKCFFLDDVNPEEIHDLCPDSH; translated from the coding sequence ATGGACGGAATAGGATTGTTTAAAACTTTTCTTCAAGGTCATCAGCCTCAGTTAGAATCATCTAATGTGCCAAGATTGTTCTGGGAGAGTTTGTTTAAAAAACTACAGTACCAGACATTTGATTCAGATCTTGCATTTCAACTAATACGTATTGATTATGGTGATGACAACAAAGACCCATTGGATCCTGTTTGGAAGCTCTTCGTTTCTTCCGATAAAGGTATTCATGCTAATGAtccaaataatatttatttgatagaTCATGCGTGGGTTTATGATACCAATAGTGCCAGACAGAATTTATCAAATGTACCAGGTCTCTTGGATCGTATGTGTATATTAATGGGTTTTGACGTAGAAGGAAAGCAAGATGAAAAGATAGATTTTGTAATCAATGAAATGTGGAGGTACAATCAGTCGTATTCTCTCAGTAGTGGTTCTGTGGAAGACAGAATGCCGATATGGTATATCAtggatgaagtaggttcagctataAACCATAGCGATACTCCCAACTTCAGAACTGTGCCTTTCTTATATTTACCAGAAGGGGTCACCTATACTTTATTATTTCCCATCGAAGATGTGGAAAAGGGAGAAGAAGTCACTAGAGACTTTGTTGAAGGTCAAACCAATGATCCAAGAAAAAGGGAAGCATTATTGCTACCATGGAAAAACGAATGTTTCctaaatgaaaactttgtgCAAATAGAGTCAGACGAAAGTTACTTTCTCAGCGGTCACATTCTAGAAAGCTTACCGGAAGATTTAAATCCCGAAGCTCTTTTAAGGGACAGAAGCTCGAAGCTAAAGGTTTATTCACAGTATTCATTCGTAAACGAATACTTAAATGACCCAGCATTTGAGATAACAGACAACGAAGCAGAGGCCGACATTCTGTGGTATACTTTccattttaaggaatttaaaGAGCTAGCAAATAATTCTCCACATGTTTTCGTAAACCAATTTCCATTCGAACATGTTGTGACCATAAAGGATCTATTGTCTATCGTCTGTAGAAGAAAAGCAAGCCAAGAACCGGACTCGGAGAATTTACAGTCCAACCCGATCTGGTTGCCAACTACTTACAATCTAAGCACAGAGCTGGTGCAATTTGTCGCCTATTTTGAGAACAGACGAATGTTAAACATGGACAACCACTGGATCTGTAAACCATGGAATCTAGCCAGAGGTTTAGATACTCACGTAACTCAGAATTTGTTCCACATTCTCCGGTTGCCCAGCACGGGACCAAAGATTGCCCAAAAGTACATTGCAGACCCGGTCTTGTACGAGAGACCGGAAATCGGCAAAGTCAAGTTCGACGTGCGCTACGTCGTGATGCTGAAATCTGTGAAGCCGCTCAAAGTATTCGCTTACAAGAATTTCTTCCTGAGATTTGCAAACAAGGAATTTGCCTTAAATAACTTCGATCAGTACGAACAACACTTTACTGTGATGAACTACTCAGAGGATTCTCCACTCTGCCATCTGAAGTGCGCGGACTTCATTCTCGAATGGGAGAGGCAATACCCAGAATTCCCTTGGAGAGACCAGGTCGAGCCGAAGATCTTCCAAATGCTGAGGGAGGTTTTCGAGGCTGCAGTATCGGTAAATCCACCGAAGGGGATCGCAGAAAATCCTCAGAGCAGAGCCGTGTATGCGGCGGATCTGATGTTAGAGTGGGGAAAAGATAAGTTGGACCGAAGAGCCGGTGTGCAACCGATTCTTCTGGAGATCAACTTTTCGCCAGACTGCAAAAGGGCCTGCGAGTACTACCCCAATTTCTACAACGATATCTTTAAATGCTTTTTCCTGGACGATGTTAATCCCGAAGAAATTCATGACCTTTGTCCCGACTCCCATTAA